In Aquimarina spinulae, a single window of DNA contains:
- a CDS encoding TonB-dependent receptor has protein sequence MSVIILRKNSCLFFLLLYAMVCNAQSKVTGVVLDQDSNPIPEASIQVLELQDKGTVSDFDGNFSLKIPPGSYTLKASFVGFKNYIKKIAVSNSTTTSLTIVLQEDIKQLSDVIVNAKSNARNTREKAFEVEVVQTKGLKNVSVDVNSILMTIPGVNVRQRGGLGSGFDFSLNGLSGKQVKFFIDGIPLENFGSSLSLNNFPATLVDRAEVYKGVVPIYLGADALGGAVNIITNQRKNNFLDVSYDTGSFNTHRATINGQYYGKKGFAVKVSSFYNYSDNDYKIDGIEIRDELGNDTGIRRDNVRRFHDAYNSQMIRIETGFVDKKFADKLLVGITASANKNEIQHPIDPQNPFGEVFTENGVIKASVTFEKANLLKEKLKVKLYASIGQNNDKVVDTSARKYDWFGNFIERGDQNLGELEFSKTLFEFKDNTHLINAYGSYKINDKSKFNINFTKNYIKRRGEDPARVGRIPFNDPHIIDKNIFGVSYDLSLFDATWNTTLFAKGYLLNSEGIIEDVFTNVEADRFTKIENTFEELGYGFASTYKFSDHVQVKGSFEKTFRIPDGYEVFGDGFLLKSNPELLPEESYNANLGVLLNTDINKFKLRFDTNVFLRESENFVAIRSEGIFSKFYNTAAARSTGVEGEIRTLYNDILFLDLNATYQNIIDRNVGENSGVDFLKNQRIANIPYLFGNARIGCNLKDIFSTNDQVTFSWGSYYVHDYPLTSFVEGDPNERAIIPEQLSHNVQLGYSFKKGTYNISVQARNVTDKKVYDNFEIQQPGRAFYVKLRYYLTNKN, from the coding sequence ATGTCAGTGATTATTTTAAGAAAAAACAGTTGTCTTTTTTTTCTGCTTTTATACGCAATGGTCTGTAACGCTCAGAGCAAGGTAACAGGTGTGGTTTTGGATCAGGATTCTAATCCGATTCCCGAAGCATCTATACAGGTTTTAGAACTTCAAGATAAAGGGACTGTAAGTGATTTTGATGGTAACTTTAGTTTAAAAATACCTCCGGGATCCTATACTCTAAAAGCTAGTTTTGTAGGTTTTAAAAACTACATAAAGAAGATAGCAGTAAGTAATTCAACAACTACATCCTTAACAATTGTTTTACAAGAAGATATTAAGCAACTAAGTGATGTAATTGTAAATGCAAAATCTAACGCTCGAAATACAAGAGAAAAAGCATTCGAAGTTGAAGTTGTACAGACCAAAGGACTTAAAAATGTAAGCGTAGATGTTAACTCTATTTTAATGACTATTCCTGGTGTTAATGTAAGACAAAGAGGAGGTTTAGGCTCTGGTTTTGACTTTTCATTAAACGGTTTATCCGGCAAACAAGTTAAATTTTTTATCGATGGTATTCCTTTAGAAAATTTCGGAAGCTCATTGTCACTAAATAATTTTCCGGCAACTTTGGTAGACAGAGCCGAGGTCTATAAAGGTGTTGTTCCCATATATTTAGGAGCAGATGCTTTGGGAGGTGCAGTAAACATCATTACAAACCAACGTAAAAATAATTTTCTGGATGTTTCCTATGATACAGGTTCTTTTAATACACATCGTGCTACGATAAATGGGCAATATTATGGTAAAAAAGGCTTTGCTGTAAAAGTTTCTTCTTTTTATAATTATTCTGATAATGACTATAAGATAGATGGTATTGAAATAAGGGATGAACTGGGGAACGATACAGGGATTAGGCGTGATAATGTAAGACGATTTCATGACGCATATAATTCTCAAATGATCCGTATTGAAACTGGTTTTGTAGATAAAAAATTTGCAGATAAATTACTGGTTGGGATTACCGCATCGGCTAATAAAAATGAGATTCAGCATCCTATTGATCCTCAGAATCCATTTGGTGAAGTTTTTACAGAGAATGGTGTAATTAAAGCTTCTGTCACTTTTGAGAAAGCAAATCTACTCAAGGAAAAACTGAAAGTAAAACTTTATGCTTCTATTGGTCAAAATAATGACAAAGTAGTAGATACTTCTGCACGAAAATATGATTGGTTTGGTAATTTTATAGAAAGAGGGGATCAAAACTTAGGAGAACTCGAATTCAGTAAAACCTTATTTGAGTTTAAGGATAATACACATCTGATTAATGCTTATGGGAGTTATAAGATCAATGACAAGAGTAAGTTCAATATTAATTTTACCAAGAATTATATTAAAAGAAGAGGTGAAGATCCTGCCAGAGTGGGAAGAATACCTTTTAATGACCCTCATATTATAGACAAAAATATATTTGGTGTATCCTATGATTTGAGCTTATTTGATGCTACCTGGAATACCACGCTATTTGCGAAAGGATATTTACTAAACTCAGAAGGTATTATTGAAGATGTATTTACTAATGTAGAAGCAGATCGTTTTACAAAGATTGAGAATACATTCGAAGAGTTAGGGTATGGATTTGCATCGACCTATAAATTTTCAGATCACGTTCAGGTAAAAGGTTCGTTTGAGAAAACATTCAGGATCCCTGATGGCTATGAGGTTTTTGGAGATGGTTTTTTGTTGAAATCAAATCCAGAGTTATTACCAGAAGAGAGTTATAATGCAAATCTTGGAGTTCTTTTAAATACAGATATTAATAAGTTCAAATTGCGTTTTGATACTAACGTTTTCCTTAGAGAATCAGAGAATTTTGTTGCAATTCGATCTGAAGGAATTTTTTCTAAGTTTTATAATACGGCAGCAGCAAGAAGTACAGGAGTAGAAGGCGAAATTAGAACATTATATAATGATATTCTATTTCTGGATCTTAATGCAACCTATCAAAATATTATTGATCGTAATGTAGGAGAGAATTCTGGGGTCGATTTTCTAAAAAATCAACGAATTGCTAATATTCCATATCTATTCGGTAATGCCAGAATAGGATGTAATTTAAAAGATATTTTTTCTACCAACGATCAAGTAACATTCTCCTGGGGTTCATACTACGTACATGATTATCCACTAACCTCTTTTGTAGAAGGAGATCCAAACGAGAGGGCTATTATACCAGAACAATTGTCACATAATGTACAACTAGGATATTCTTTTAAAAAAGGGACTTATAATATCTCTGTACAGGCAAGAAATGTAACTGACAAGAAAGTGTATGATAATTTTGAAATACAACAGCCGGGACGAGCTTTCTATGTAAAATTAAGATACTATTTAACAAACAAAAACTAG
- a CDS encoding thrombospondin type 3 repeat-containing protein, whose protein sequence is MKKIIFFLLFVCSLQSSYSNSIKLIGKTYNTENCLNKARALVKVLVSSPVFSGDRNYFNIKFQQKESGSFTTIREKRITKNDVRIVGNEYHYIFDLSSITSTTSNELKVLITYYARGPIGGIERELISYRFLKCNDNITLTNKNLNSEDCLNSADAKITLYTPVDKPISYGNDRIIKFWQDNSLTDTKKTNISDWTKVDDNTYEYTYSINSLSGSINKITINDYFIAAGVHNRVRAKLEFSKCPDSDLDGVSDADDNCPNTANTDQEDKDNDGIGDACDNQDNRDSDGDGVQNYQDNCPNEPGPASNDGCPVVTGNPNLQFEELQKSDFKSDCYAPGSGCVVGGHYIYKSIFSKGMDFKVGVKNIGNAPSETSYVHVYLWANDDPNVAFYKPSNNVFKLEPLNSGQNRPFISFYFDDKGSYFSGASLPAGNYTLQIRIEKTLAGNSDYSAEVSLPFKVRAGDPPSRAFKVRNNTKNRPYQILVYTIQGVLITQKMVTAKEEEALVQNLSKGLYIIKKGDKTYKISK, encoded by the coding sequence ATGAAAAAAATAATATTCTTTCTGCTATTTGTATGTAGTCTTCAATCGAGTTATTCAAATTCAATAAAACTGATTGGTAAAACATATAATACAGAAAACTGTCTAAACAAGGCAAGGGCACTTGTAAAAGTTCTTGTTTCATCCCCAGTTTTTTCAGGTGATAGAAATTATTTTAATATCAAATTTCAACAAAAAGAAAGCGGTTCATTTACTACAATAAGAGAAAAGCGAATTACAAAAAATGATGTAAGAATAGTTGGAAATGAATATCATTATATATTTGATCTATCTTCCATAACTTCGACAACATCAAATGAGTTAAAAGTATTAATAACTTATTACGCTCGAGGGCCTATAGGGGGAATTGAGAGGGAATTGATTAGTTATAGATTTTTAAAATGTAATGACAATATAACTTTAACCAATAAGAATTTAAATAGTGAAGACTGTTTAAATTCTGCAGATGCAAAAATAACATTGTATACTCCTGTAGATAAACCAATAAGTTATGGTAATGATAGGATAATTAAATTTTGGCAGGATAATTCATTAACAGATACTAAGAAAACCAATATCTCTGATTGGACAAAGGTAGACGATAATACCTATGAATATACTTATAGCATTAATTCTTTGTCAGGCTCAATAAATAAAATTACTATAAACGATTATTTTATCGCAGCTGGCGTACATAATAGAGTAAGAGCAAAATTGGAATTCTCTAAATGCCCAGATTCGGATTTAGATGGTGTCTCAGACGCAGATGATAATTGCCCTAATACAGCAAATACTGATCAAGAAGATAAAGATAATGATGGAATTGGTGATGCATGCGATAATCAGGACAACAGAGATTCTGATGGAGATGGGGTACAAAATTATCAAGATAATTGCCCTAACGAACCTGGTCCAGCTTCTAATGATGGTTGTCCTGTAGTAACAGGTAATCCAAATCTTCAATTCGAAGAATTACAAAAATCTGATTTCAAGAGTGATTGTTATGCTCCAGGTAGTGGTTGTGTCGTTGGAGGTCATTATATATATAAAAGCATCTTCAGTAAAGGAATGGACTTTAAAGTAGGGGTTAAAAATATTGGAAATGCACCTTCAGAAACATCCTATGTTCATGTATATTTATGGGCCAATGATGATCCTAATGTAGCTTTCTATAAACCATCAAATAATGTATTTAAGTTAGAACCATTAAACTCTGGACAAAATAGACCTTTTATTTCGTTTTATTTTGATGATAAAGGATCTTATTTTAGCGGAGCATCTCTACCTGCTGGTAATTACACACTTCAGATAAGAATTGAAAAAACTCTTGCAGGAAACTCAGATTATAGCGCTGAAGTTAGTTTGCCCTTCAAAGTAAGAGCAGGAGATCCTCCTTCAAGAGCTTTTAAAGTAAGAAACAATACAAAAAATAGACCTTATCAAATATTGGTATATACGATACAAGGAGTATTAATTACTCAAAAAATGGTAACTGCAAAGGAAGAAGAAGCTTTGGTACAAAACCTTTCAAAAGGATTGTATATTATCAAAAAAGGAGATAAAACTTATAAAATAAGTAAGTAA
- a CDS encoding AraC family transcriptional regulator: MDKKRRNKESSKTTNSNNQNKCTLHTVTELINTQEHCGILTKKFQFLPEYGDGYIEYNHFDGLHIAIFDVSLNKDFDIHGTYAINALELSYLIDGEQIIKINGKNYDLIYESQESYLVYISQTSGSIKYHKNKYFKEIKIRMSLDFIKKHKLDSAYGIREKYELEKQDKEFTKPLCTKTQEILAELLTDTRQGLLKRLFLESKVLELLSLQLDIQKNAKTEISNTDNLIKKLYEVQFIISSDLTIQYSVHELTRMVGLNDFILKKEFKRVFGTTIFEYALNLRMSKAKKLLQHGKKPIYEISELVGYKNSTHFTAAFKKLEGITPKKYRQKGLETIG; encoded by the coding sequence ATGGATAAAAAAAGACGCAATAAAGAGTCTTCAAAAACAACAAACTCAAACAATCAAAATAAATGCACATTACATACTGTTACAGAACTAATTAATACCCAGGAACACTGTGGTATACTTACAAAAAAATTTCAATTCCTACCAGAATATGGAGATGGTTATATAGAGTACAATCATTTTGATGGGTTACATATAGCAATTTTTGATGTATCCTTAAACAAGGATTTCGATATTCATGGGACATATGCGATAAATGCCCTAGAGCTTTCTTACCTAATTGATGGTGAACAAATCATTAAAATTAATGGAAAAAATTATGATCTGATTTATGAAAGCCAGGAAAGTTACCTCGTATATATATCCCAAACTTCTGGATCTATTAAATATCATAAAAACAAATATTTTAAAGAGATTAAGATTAGAATGAGTCTGGATTTTATTAAAAAACATAAACTCGACTCAGCATATGGAATTCGTGAAAAATATGAACTAGAAAAACAGGATAAAGAGTTTACAAAACCTCTATGTACCAAAACCCAGGAAATACTTGCAGAGCTATTAACCGATACTCGACAAGGTCTATTAAAACGTTTATTTCTAGAATCAAAAGTACTAGAGTTACTTTCTCTACAATTAGACATACAAAAGAATGCTAAAACTGAAATCTCAAATACCGATAACCTAATTAAAAAGCTATATGAAGTTCAGTTTATTATAAGCTCTGATTTAACCATTCAATATTCTGTTCACGAATTAACCCGTATGGTTGGACTTAATGACTTTATACTTAAAAAAGAATTTAAACGTGTTTTTGGTACTACAATCTTTGAATATGCTTTGAATTTGAGAATGAGTAAAGCAAAAAAATTATTGCAACACGGAAAAAAACCGATATATGAGATTTCAGAATTAGTAGGCTATAAAAATTCTACTCATTTTACTGCTGCTTTTAAAAAGCTCGAAGGCATTACTCCTAAAAAGTACAGACAAAAAGGATTGGAAACAATAGGATAA
- a CDS encoding DUF4374 domain-containing protein translates to MKIINCIKYLMLLAVVSILTTSCSSDDDRGAIVDSSQTSTSKYVVGFEAFPVGDASSVDYILELPSLESLTTGEISVEGQGIPQKGWRFFHGVENTVFTVGYGDDDKCIAYGLDTESKLVEKGNFTFESTLNNYAAIDDNTLLAVELTFGGTSQEGSIQALSDKRFHIIDAETGKLQKIVEHPIDITVGDGTAANPGTIPWVTGMVLQGDKLFVSYQKLLADGSTVTVDVGRAYVAVFKYPEFELEKIIYDDRTSPIGINGHSTGIEKTENGDIYSNSSSALSAGFTSVTKPSGILRIKNGTTEFDKDYFFDVENAPNGGKIFWMDYVGNGKAIARIIIDDTIGPWKAFLEKDVLKMVVIDLVNKTVTDVQGVPIHGQRYTSPMFVEDGKAYISASTATETHVYIVDPKTATATKGAKVQGVSLKGIFKVTN, encoded by the coding sequence ATGAAAATAATAAATTGTATTAAATATTTGATGCTGCTAGCAGTAGTATCAATACTAACTACTTCTTGTAGTAGTGATGATGATAGAGGGGCTATTGTAGATTCCTCCCAAACTTCTACTTCAAAATATGTAGTAGGATTTGAGGCGTTTCCTGTAGGGGACGCATCTTCGGTAGATTATATTTTAGAACTACCTTCATTAGAGTCCCTTACAACAGGTGAAATTTCTGTAGAGGGACAAGGAATACCACAAAAAGGTTGGAGGTTCTTTCATGGTGTCGAAAATACAGTTTTTACCGTGGGATATGGTGATGATGATAAATGTATAGCTTATGGTTTAGACACGGAAAGTAAATTAGTAGAAAAAGGAAACTTTACTTTTGAATCTACTTTGAATAACTATGCAGCAATAGATGATAATACATTATTGGCTGTAGAATTGACTTTTGGCGGAACATCTCAAGAAGGATCTATACAAGCATTATCTGATAAAAGATTTCATATTATAGATGCTGAAACTGGAAAATTACAGAAAATAGTAGAACATCCAATTGATATTACTGTGGGTGATGGTACTGCTGCTAATCCAGGAACGATTCCGTGGGTTACTGGTATGGTTTTACAAGGTGATAAATTGTTTGTTTCTTATCAAAAACTCTTAGCAGATGGCAGTACAGTAACAGTTGATGTAGGTAGAGCCTATGTTGCTGTTTTTAAATATCCCGAATTCGAATTAGAAAAAATAATCTATGATGATAGAACCAGTCCGATAGGAATTAATGGGCATAGTACAGGGATCGAAAAAACTGAAAATGGGGATATCTATTCAAATTCAAGTTCTGCATTAAGTGCTGGTTTTACTTCTGTAACAAAGCCTTCAGGTATTTTAAGAATTAAAAACGGAACTACAGAATTCGATAAAGATTATTTCTTTGATGTAGAAAATGCGCCGAATGGTGGGAAAATTTTCTGGATGGATTATGTAGGCAATGGTAAAGCTATAGCAAGAATTATTATAGATGACACTATCGGTCCTTGGAAAGCATTTTTAGAAAAAGACGTTTTGAAAATGGTTGTAATTGATTTGGTCAATAAGACAGTAACCGATGTACAAGGAGTGCCAATTCATGGTCAGAGATATACTTCTCCGATGTTTGTAGAAGATGGCAAAGCGTATATAAGTGCTTCTACTGCTACAGAAACACATGTGTATATTGTAGATCCTAAAACTGCAACGGCAACTAAAGGAGCTAAAGTACAAGGAGTATCACTTAAAGGAATTTTCAAAGTAACAAATTAA